The Plasmodium relictum strain SGS1 genome assembly, chromosome: 9 genome window below encodes:
- a CDS encoding oxysterol-binding protein-related protein 2, producing the protein MLGGKYLNLRLFSEKKNSLTNNILENTINNSLQNENKFENHEEKTKNYRDKRIIHEGWLNKWTNIIGSYRPRYFVLENGILRYSIDKYAPTKETFVLSHCKIRVCPDDPLHFEIETSEQGILYLKADLPEQKHKWYISFKKAQLNYLHGGYKKSYIDINNFNNSMSKNSSFLTSIIKNTNDFNESKSNSTFGDMIQNNGIQKVEKFDKEASGSTFDHSNSILKTDSSKKLNLDEIFICCTDFEDKSPTLCLMENIVSLKEITRDIIKNSQYNQAKSILNKIKLSDPDKISFNYMSSLLSQLTSSIEYIDIIIEKYIGCSEMLLKEENIQSKCMNKSLKLLAKQNYFLEKSQEKKIFGDLDIKVKNKLEKLNIYESDQESEDLFFDCDEEFSDKNIKSNFSIENDSSRSSIDIGDTEENMKKHAINKKKKKEKNINALKGKLELSGDSVNNDIGYKKKINAHESFDDQGLERAYKTQKKNKMFNNTPENLENKYNSIQREEEENINDYQSNKKKNNVSIVKNKNDGIVDYNNKDEDKTDIYSQNSHESDIHSNDNDNEKNDYSLIRLCSTEENKSINFGKIDVYTDKTIKRRKKLPSPRTEIKISLWSLLKDCIGKDLSRIGMPIYLNEPSSFLQRLAEDFQYIYLLKYASKQVESTSRLAFVTAFTISPYASVIGRTFKPFNPLLGETYELTHRKFYFISEQVVHHPPITAYHCHNDYMENFASIIVNVQILGKSIEVTIPGSNHLILKYKKKCSNRKSLNKVTKLKPNKSSSDKNIYYQNEIEHHEKNLIKKEVNTKSHIEINDNHICNETSNNNNNVKNYVQKSNFCPIEKKEDLNKNYLFEKYIENHENTTDKKYKSEESVEENNKISLSKQQNKNEIKNYGNNDMNENKNCEYNDCDNNFPSTQNMNKLNEDNIKEVNLLNKNSIIENEIESSEYIKKKKKEGGKEKKKTKNYNSGGKNEYGYEHYTYQRANMIIHNIIFGKLWVELHGNILIRNHNNGDFSIVRYIRKGWFDKEIHKVQGIVCDRFKNVIFFLYGKWSQEIYIAYVKNLKKQQYDTYFFNEDGTENTQYFNRNTLNDFINNFDWQFYESNIENLKGVCVWRAQKRPKNSDMYYGFNYMTVELNEITPEYDRSSGASIACTDSRFRPDQRNYENGNIEIAMHEKQRLENKQRQNWKNYGTNDSYKPKWFYKHKDPIYKDNDIYLFNHKYWLAKKNKEFSDSPDIF; encoded by the coding sequence ATGTTAGGaggaaaatatttaaatttaagacTTTtcagtgaaaaaaaaaactcccTCACAAATAATATTTTGGAAAATACAATAAACAATAGTTTGCAAAATGAAAACAAATTTGAAAATCatgaagaaaaaacaaaaaattatagagataaaagaattatacaTGAGGGATGGTTAAATAAATGGACAAATATTATTGGTAGCTATAGACCCAGATATTTTGTTTTAGAAAATGGAATTTTAAGATATTCTATAGACAAATATGCACCAACTAAAGAAACTTTTGTTTTATCTCACTGTAAAATTCGAGTATGCCCTGATGACCCATTGCATTTTGAAATTGAAACAAGTGAACAAggaattttatatttaaaagcaGATTTACCTGAACAAAAACATAAGTggtatatttcatttaaaaaggCTCAGTTAAATTATTTGCATGGgggttataaaaaaagttacatagacattaataattttaataatagtatgtcaaaaaattcttcatttttaactagcattataaaaaatacaaatgatTTTAATGAAAGTAAAAGTAACAGCACTTTTGGTGACATGATACAAAATAATGGCATACAGAAGGTGGAGAAATTTGATAAAGAAGCTTCAGGATCTACTTTTGATCATTCTAATAGCATTTTAAAAACAGATAGtagtaaaaaattaaatttagaCGAAATTTTTATATGCTGTACTGATTTTGAAGATAAAAGCCCTACTTTATGTTTAATGGAAAATATTGTatctttaaaagaaataactagagatatcataaaaaattctCAATATAATCAAGCTAAatcaattttaaataaaataaaattatctgACCCAGATAAAATAAGTTTTAATTACATGAGTTCATTACTATCTCAATTAACTAGTTCTATAGAATATATTGatataataatagaaaagtATATCGGTTGTAGTGAAATGCTActtaaagaagaaaatattcaATCAAAATGTATGAACAAATCATTAAAACTATTAGCTAAACAAAATTATTTCCTTGAAAAATCtcaagaaaagaaaatatttggTGATTTGGacataaaagtaaaaaataaattggaaaaattaaatatttacgAAAGTGATCAGGAAAGTGAAGATTTGTTTTTTGATTGCGATGAAGAATTTtctgataaaaatattaaatcaaATTTCTCTATTGAAAATGACTCTTCAAGAAGCTCGATTGATATAGGTGATACTgaagaaaatatgaaaaaacatgcaataaataaaaagaaaaaaaaagaaaaaaatataaatgctTTAAAAGGTAAATTGGAATTAAGTGGTGATTCTGTAAATAATGACATtggatataaaaaaaaaattaatgctCATGAAAGTTTTGATGATCAAGGTTTAGAAAGGGCATATAAAAcacaaaaaaagaataaaatgtTTAATAACACTCCAGAAAActtagaaaataaatataatagcATTCAAAGAGAGGAAGAAGAGAACATAAATGATTAccaaagtaataaaaaaaaaaataatgtatctattgttaagaataaaaatgatgGCATTGtagattataataataaagatgaaGATAAAACAGATATTTACTCTCAAAATAGTCATGAATCTGATATTCATAGTAATGATAACGATAATGAGAAAAATGATTATAGTCTTATCCGTTTATGCAGTACAGAAGAAAACAAATCAATAAATTTTGGTAAAATAGATGTTTATACGGATAAAacaattaaaagaagaaaaaaattaccaAGCCCCAGAactgaaataaaaataagctTGTGGTCTTTACTAAAAGATTGTATAGGTAAAGATCTTTCCCGTATAGGTATGCCCATTTATCTGAATGAACCATCTTCATTTCTTCAAAGGCTTGCTGAAGATTTTcagtatatttatttgttaaaATATGCATCAAAACAGGTAGAAAGTACAAGCCGACTAGCATTTGTAACGGCATTTACTATATCACCTTATGCATCAGTAATTGGCCGAACATTCAAACCCTTTAATCCATTATTAGGTGAAACATATGAATTGACTCACcggaaattttattttatatcagAACAAGTTGTTCATCATCCACCTATTACTGCTTATCATTGCCATAATGATTATATGGAAAACTTTGCTAGCATAATAGTAAATGTACAAATATTAGGAAAATCTATAGAAGTAACTATACCTGGGTCAAATCAtcttatattaaaatataaaaaaaaatgtagcAATAGAAAAAGTTTGAACAAAGTTACAAAATTGAAACCAAATAAAAGTAGTtctgataaaaatatttactatCAAAACGAAATAGAACATCATGAAAAAAACTTAATCAAAAAAGAAGTTAACACAAAATCCCATATtgaaataaatgataatCATATTTGTAATGAAACttctaataataacaataatgtaaaaaattatgttcaAAAGTCTAATTTTTGTCcgattgaaaaaaaagaagatttaaataaaaattatctattcgagaaatatatagaaaatcaTGAAAATACAacagataaaaaatataaatcagAGGAAAGtgttgaagaaaataataaaatttctttatcGAAgcaacaaaataaaaatgaaataaaaaattatggaAATAATGATATGAATGAAAATAAGAATTGTGAATATAATGATTGTGATAATAATTTCCCTAGTACacaaaatatgaataaattaaatgaagatAACATCAAAGaagtaaatttattaaataaaaatagcataatagaaaatgaaatagaaagtagtgaatatataaaaaaaaaaaaaaaggaaggaggaaaagagaagaaaaaaacaaagaaTTATAATAGTGGaggaaaaaatgaatatggTTATGAGCACTATACCTATCAAAGAGCAAATATGATTATTCACAATATTATATTTGGAAAATTATGGGTAGAATTGCAtggaaatatattaataagaaATCATAATAACGGAGATTTTTCTATAGTTCGTTATATAAGAAAAGGATGGTTTGATAAAGAAATACACAAGGTACAAGGAATTGTATGTGACAGatttaaaaatgttattttttttctttatggGAAATGGTCCCAAGAAATTTACATAGCTTAcgtaaaaaatttgaaaaaacaGCAATATGATACGTATTTCTTTAACGAAGATGGGACAGAAAATACACAATACTTTAATAGAAATACTCTAAATGATTTTATTAACAATTTTGACTGGCAATTTTATGAGagtaatatagaaaatttaaaaggtGTGTGCGTATGGAGAGCACAAAAAAGACCTAAAAATAGTGATATGTATTATGGATTTAATTATATGACAGtagaattaaatgaaataacaCCTGAATATGACAGGTCATCTGGCGCATCCATAGCATGTACAGACAGCAGATTTCGTCCAGATCAGagaaattatgaaaatggAAACATAGAAATTGCTATGCATGAAAAACAGAGACTTGAAAATAAACAAAGACAGAACTGGAAAAATTATGGAACAAATGATTCTTATAAGCCAAAATGGTTTTATAAGCATAAAGACCCAATATATAAAGACAatgatatttatttatttaatcaTAAATATTGGCTTgccaaaaaaaataaggagTTTTCAGATTCACCTGATATATTTTAA